The DNA region GCAATGTAAATATAATCTGGTAGCTGACAACTGTACCAAACCCACTAGTCAAAAGAAATTCTGGCCAGGAAATCACTATACAATGGAGATCACTGAGCAAGATATAGATCGCAATCCCGCCAGAACACAAGATATCCAGCATCTGAATCAAAAGAACGGAGAGCTCGATCCCATAAAGTAGGAGTCTGACGAACATGGCATGAAAACCAGAGGATCCCGGAAGCTATCACCCTGGTAAATCGAATCTGATAACGAGATGAAGCCCACCAGTCAAAAGAAGACCTGGCCTGGAAGTCACTGTACAAAGGCGATCAAAGAACAAAAAGTAGATCGCAATCCAGCCAGAACAAAAAAGATCCACCATCCAAAGCAAGCGAATAAAGTGATAAAGCCCATGAAGTATAAGTCTGACTAAAGTCGCAACAATGCAGAGGTTCATCCAGAAAGAACCCCTGAACCACCACAACCTCCAGCAAATACCTATGCAAGAACTGAAGCAGCGGGCAAGGAGAACCCCGGACAAACACATCATGTTCCAGTGTCTGGGCCCACTAGCACAGAGCAAATGAGAATGACAAACAAACTCCCAGAGCAATAAACCTGCAATAAAAtacatagatatatatatatatatatatatatatatatatatatatatataattcctGAGTAAATGAGCCCTCGCCGCCAAGGCATCCGCCACTGAATTCCCTTCCCGGTAAATATGCGATAGATGAACTGAACGCCCCCTCATCAGCAAAAGAATCCGTGTAACAATATGCTCAAGACCCCAAGTACACCGGCGGGAGCGAAGTATAAGAAGAGATATACGAGAGTCAGTCTCAATCCAAAGAGGGAAGAAATGAAGATCAGAAGAAATGAGAAGACCCCTCCAAATAGCCCAAAGTTCTGCCCGGATATTGGTCCCAACTCCAATGAACTCACTGAAAGAAACCAGCACCTGACCAGAGGAGTCACGAACAACACCACCAACAGTAGAAGCTCcaggactacctctcgaactccCATCCACATTCAGTTTGAAGCACCCAACCGGCGGTCTCAACCAACGGACAATCGCCATTTTATGAACCCTGCGCAAATCAACAAAAAACCCCAGCGACCTCGCAGCATGCAAAACACCACGCCAGTGCATGGGCTTAACAGTAGACGCAGCGTGAGCAAGACGTAAATAGGACAAAACCTGAGACTTAACAGTCTCCCCAGAAATGTGCAAATGACGGTGTTTCGCATCATTCCTAGCTGTCCAGAGAAACCATAAAACAATGAAAGGCAAAAACTCCTTCACGTGGCCTCTAGGTGTCCACCCCGGATGCCTCTTCCAAGCACTGAGGAAGAGTCTGAAATCACTAGTAAGGGGAATACGGACACGAAAAACAGCCCCAAAAAAATGCCATACAGATCTGGCAATAGGGCTGTCAATGAAAATGTGCGTGAATGTCTCAGGCATCTCACAGCACTGACATTTAGACGCCAACTCGAAACCACGATGCTGGAGAACATCGTCAACTGGAAGCCATTGATGCCAAAACCTCCATAGGAAGAAAGACATAGTAGGCCTCAGCCAACTGCCCCAGCAAGGAGTGAATATATCAGAAACTTGGTCTCTCAGGCGGACAAGCTCCCAAGCGGATTTCAGCGAAAAAACACCGTCAGAACTATGCACCCAAATGGCCAAATCGGGCTCACCCAATGCAATAGGGACCAGAGCAATAGTCTCAGCAACAGAGGGAGGAACAACTGAACAGAGAAAATCAAAATCCCAAACCCCATCTGAAATAAAGTGAGAAACACGGACACCCCGATCCCCCCGAACCGGTAACTGACTAGATAATGGAACATCACCACACCAGGTATCATCCCAAAAATTAACATCTCCCATCCCAAGTCTCCATCGAATGCCAGATTCAGCACGAGGCCTAATCTTAAGCAAACGacgccaagtgggagaaatgaaCCCAACAGATGAAACACAAGCTGGATGCACCAACTGGCAGTATTTTCTCATCATGAATTTGGCCCATAGGGATGAACCTTGACGAAAACGAAACCATAATTTAATGGAGAAGCTTTCCACAATATCTTTGAGCCTGCGAAATCCAGACCCCCTTCAGAGACAGGAAGACATGCACGAGACCACCTCGCCCAATGCCATTTCTTATCCAAGGATCTGGACCCCCACAAGAAACCATTGAAAACATTCTCGAGCCTCTCCATAACTGCCAGAGGTGGCTGGACTACCTGGAACATGTAAATGGGAACCGAAAGGAGAACACTCCTAAGGAGGGTCATACGACTCCCCGGGGAAAGAGTTTTAAGCTCCCAACCCTCCAACTTCTTACTCACCATCTGCACCAGGGGATCAAAAAGAGAGCAAACTCTATTCCCACGAAACAAAGGAACTCCAAGGTATTTGATAGGAAAATGACCCTCCCCAAACCCAGTGATGCGAAGGAGACGGGAACGAGTACGACCAGAACACCTCGGAGGCAAAATAATGACGCTCTTAAATGCATTCACCAACTGCCCCGAGCACTTTTCATAGTGATGCAAAAAATCCATGAGATTGTTCATCTCACGAGTCCCACCAGTGGCAAAAATAATGATATCATCAGCATAAGCCAGGTGGGAAATAGGGAGATCACAACCAGATCGGTACCTAATCGCAGGAAACTGACGATAAAGACGATCCAGACCACGCGAAAGGTACTCAGCCCCTAGAATGAAAAGAAGCGGGGACAAAGGGTCGCCCTGCCGGAGACCCCTAGTGGATCCAAAGAATCCGGTGAGTGAACCATTGATATTAACTGAAAATTGGCAATGAGAAATGCAGGCAGATATCATCGACACAACCTGCTCTGAAAAGCCATAATGCCTCAAAACATCCAACAGAAAAGACCATTGGACCCTATCATAGGCTTTGGCCATATCCAATTTCAAAATGACATTGCCACCACGGGTGGGGAGAGAAAGACTATGAGTAAGCTCTTGAGCAAGGAGGATATTATCCGAAATCACCCTCCCTGGAACAAAGCCACTCTGATTCCACGAAACAAGCCTCTACGCCACCACCTTCAATCGAGCATACAAAAGTTTTGAAATTATCTTATTGGTCACATTACACAAGCTGATAGGACGAAAGTCCGACCAAGCCTGAGCACCCATGACTTTGGGAATCAAGGTGATCGTGGTGGCAGTGAACCCCTGTGGCATGGGACTACCCCGAAAGAAATCAAGAACCGCATCCAAAACATCCTGATGGACAATCTCCCAGCAATGCTGAAAGAAGGCCGAAGAGAAACCATCAGGCCCCGCCACACTATCACGATGTATGGAGAAAACAGTCGCCCGCACCTCCTCCAAAGAAGGGGGGGGCAGCAATATTGGCGTTCTCCAAATCCGAGATCACCAAGGGGAAGTCAGAAAAATCTGGGCAAGAAAGCACAAAAGGATCCCCAGTAAGCAGGTTTTGAAAAAAGGCGGCCCCAGACTGCTGAATAAGATCAGGGGAAGTAAGGCAAGAGCCATTATCCCAAATACGGAAAATTTTATTAGCCACCCGTTTTTTCTTGACCATATTGTGGAAGAGTTTGGTGTTCCTCTCACCATCCTCTAACCACCTACAAGCGGCTTTTTGCCGccaaaaatccgcctccatggCGGTAACTCGAGCAAGATCGGCATTGCAATTGGACAAAGAAGTCCAATGCAAATCCGAAGGATCAGCCTCGCAAACTGCCTCAGCAACCCGGACAGCCTGCTCCGCCTCCGCAAGTTTGGCAAAAAGATCACCAAAAACACCCTTGTTCCACCACTTCAGATGGCTCTTCAGGCGCTTCAATTTCACAAAAAGACGGTGCATGCCATTCAAATGACACGGCAAATTCCAATTAAGCCGCACCGTCTGCAAAAAACCATGGTGCCTGAGCCACATGCTCTGAAAGCGAAAAGAAGTCGGCCCACTAGCAAAAACCGGGACTGACACAAAAAGAGGACAATGATCAGAGACTGTACGAATGAGGTGCTCCACACGAATAGAATGAAAATGGTCACCCCAATCAACAGACACAAAAACCCGATCAAGACGCTTCCAAATGGTCTTGTTCGTCCACGTGAACGAAGACCCCTCAAAACCAGCATCCACTAACCCAGAATccaaaataaaatgattaaattctTCCATGGGAAGTAACCGCCCACCAGAAGAGCCCAAACACTCAGACGAATTTCTAACTACATTAAAGTCGCCTCCAACAAGCCAAGGACCCTGATCAGGCTTAACCTGAAGCAAAGAAGTCCAGAGCTGTCTGCGCTCAATGTAGTCACACTTAGCATAAACAAAGGAGCAAAAAACAGTGGTCGGCAAAAAACTAGCAGAAACCCGGAAGTGAAGGAATTGAGTGTGATCAAGGAGACACTCAACCATCACATCCTCAGCAAAGAAAACCCAGATATGACCCGAGGAGTTcgatataactcaagaaaaaccAAAACGACGAGTCATAAACCGAACATCCAGATCAATCATGGGTTCCAAAATAGCCAAGATCTTGACTCTCTTTTCTTTAACATGGGCATGAAGCCTTTGTTGAGACTCCGAGCTCCGGAGCCCCCTGACATtccatatgagaaaattcatggagAATGGGCACCAGAACCGCCCTGTCGCTTTTTACGCGACCTATGAAAAGCATTCTCCTTCCTTTTCTTAACATCTCCCATATCAGCATCCAGAATACGACTTTCAGACCTACAACCATCACCCGACTCGGAATGCCGATCAAATTCGTGATCAGAATCTCCAGCAGATTCCAGCCGGAAGACCAACTCACTGACAGAAGGTCCCTGCCTAGCAACCAATTCCTCAACCGCAGAGGAAGCATCATCAGGAGACAAAGGAACAGAGGGGATGGAATGACTACTGTGATTCAAAGTGCAAGGCCCCAGAGAACCAAACACAGGCAACTCAGAAGTAGACGGTACCCCAATACCGTCCACGCAATCACCCAACTGGACCCCTCCATCAATAACCTCATCACTGAGGGTCACACCCTCAACAAGAACAGACTCCAATTGTTCCTTTCCAGAAGACCCAACACCGGCATCCTCCAGATTACCACATGGAGGGTCCAAATCAACACAATCTAATCCAACAGGATCAATCTCCTCATCCTGCCCATGCGAGAGCACCTCAAAAGGATTCAACTCAAGAGGATTCTTTCTTGGAAGAACCTGCCGAACTGGCCTCTTTCTCCCTCTACGTCGGGGACCCGTGCCAGTTTTCTGAAGCTGAGGCTGGGCCACCAAATTAAAACCAGGAGCAACACTCCCTGGTGGGGCAACACCCCCTGATGGGGCAGGCTCTGTAGAAGTGGGAGACTGACGAGGAGCACGGTCAGCAGGCTTGGGACGAACGGGTTTTGGGTTCTTGCCATGGGAATAACAAACACTGGTCGAATGACCCAGCATTTTGCAATCCGTGCAGTATCCGGGGATTCGCTCATAAATGACTTCAATTTCTTGAGCATGATCACCCCAACCCACCCAAATTTCTTTGACTGGTGTTTCCAACACATTAATTTCAACACAGACTCGGGCAAAAGCACCCCGAGTAGATTCAGCAGTTTGGTCATCCATCTTCACCGGTTTCCCCACAATTTTGGCCAAAGCAAATAGACTTTGCTTAGAAAACAAATGAAGGGGAAGACCCGGGAAGCGGATCCAAACAGGAGCAATGGGTGACTCCTCCTGAAGATTAAACTCTGGCGTCCACTTAGAGAAGCGGATCGACAGAGGTCCCACCTGCATAACCCCCTTAGTCCAAAAGAACGCATAGTCTTCTTCACAAGCAAGTGTGAGAACAAGAAAACCCCGAGGCATGAACTTTAAGTCAAAAGATCTAACTAGTCCCAATTTAGCAAAAGCCGCAGAAATACCAGAATTTGGAACTAGAGATCGATTACCTGAAATTTTTCCAACCAGAGCAAATTTGAAAGGTTCTGCCAGAGAAGAAATAACCTCATCCGGGAAAAGGATACCCGGTTTTCCATTCCGAAGAGTCGGCACAGGAATGTCATCCATTGAATTGTGCAACTCATCAAAGCTTTTCTTGGCCGTCCGAGGGGACGGTGGAGTCAGGATATCGCGAAATGACACAGTAAGAGGAGTAGGAACACGCGTACCTGTTTTGACCGGTTCAGCACAAGGGTTGACTGCCGAGTCAACTCGTTCCACCCGGCGGTTTGACTCGACCGAGTTGACTAGTGAGTTACCTGCCGGAGCACCACCATGGATCGGCGACGGTGAGAGGAGTCCAGAACCGGTACCAATTTGAGCAGACTCGGGCATTGGAGGGTTCGATTGAGCCAAAGAAGATGATGGACTACGATTTTGCCCTAGAAAAGAGGGGTTTCCGATCGGTGGCCGGAAACCCGAAATTGAAGACGGCAAAACACGACCCAGGCTTGGACGAAGGGACCCTGAAGAGTAATTGAGAAAAGGATTTGAAACGGTGGAGAAATTAACCTGAGAAGCTGACGGAAAAGATGAACCCGCCTGGAAATTCTCAGATCTAAAATTCTCGGCGCCGGCGAACGGGGATTGTTCAATTGATTGAGGCGTTATGACCGCCATGAAGTGAGGATCACAGATCGGGTCTTGGATTTGACAAACATTAGATGAATCAGCCGGAATCGAAGAATGAAGCACCGGCGATTTCGTGAACAGTAGCGGCGGAACTTTGCACGCCGATTCCGGTGAATATACTGACTTGTTGTGAGTGGGGCTGGTACCAATGGAACCGTCTGCTCGAGGCGAGTCAGATGGTGTATGTGCGACGCCGGGAGGAACAGCGGACGGCGACGACGCGATTTTGGACGGAAATGGCGATTTTTCAAGCCGGAAATTGGTGGTGTTGCCGGACTCCGATGGCTGCGATATTTGAGTATGTTGGTCGGCAGGTTGAGGCGATTCAGATGGTGGTGGTGGCCGGCCGGGATCCGGCGGCGGAAGCATGGCGGCAGAGAGGCGTGAATAGTGACGAATTTAGTGTGTTTTTTCGCACCTTTTAGTGTGTGTTTTTCCAGAGAAAATTTTTGGGGGCAAAATGGTTGGTTGGTTtagggtttggggtttggggtttggggtttagggtttcgggtttcgggtttggggtttggggtttggggtttagggtttagggtttttaggGGGTTTAGGGGTCTAGGGTCTAGGGTCTAGGGTTTCGGGGGTTtcggggtttagggtttagggtttagggtttttttttttttttttttttttttaccagaaaattttatttatatacaaCAAAAGAGCAGTACAAAGAAAGCCTGATGGGAGGGGGACTAGACCAAGACCTCCACAGCAAAGGCTACACAAGCATAACATCATAACAAAAGTAACGACATACTACAACAGGGCAACCCAGAATAAAGCAAAACACAGATAAAAACATCGGGCGCCCCGGAATACATCAGACAAGCTAATAACACTGATGGGCAAGGAGAACTCTGCAGTGAACGCCcatcagaaaatcatatcaaccTGAATCAGGCGGTCGCCCATAGGGTAACCCCACCTGACTCTTCTGAGTCCTGTAAAACCGACGCTTCTGTGAGCGCGTGCGACCTGGTAATGGCAAGGACTGACAGGCAGTAGTAGGAGGAATATCCAAATCAGCCTCTCGAGAACCATTCCCAAGGTCGATCTGTAACGAAGTAATAGAACTAGAAGATGGAGGAACAACCATCTGTGCCGGAATATTGGAAACAATCATCGGGTCTGTCACCACTGGAACAACATCCATCGGAAAAGAGCTCGCCCCAGAACCAGACCCCTGAGCATCACCTGCAATAACAGATGTAACAACCACAGATATAGCAGGAGGAGTATGCATTGGGGCCACAACAACCTGAGACACCAATGGAACATCCTCAACAATATCCTCTAAAACATGAGAAGAAGGCGGTGGGCGTGAAGATGAACCAACACCAGAATCACCACCTGGTAATGAATCTCCTGTAATGGATTGAAGAATATCAAACTGATTACTCAAAGGAGAAACCTGAGGAGTAACCTGACGAGAAGCATGGCGGCGCCTACTTCTCTGCTGAACCCATCCTGGCTCAGCACTCCCAGAACCAGGACCACTGGAGAGAACCGAGCCATGCTGAACACCCTGTGTCTGACCCAAAGTCCCTGGATCAACATTCGAAGAAGTCTGAGGCCGCTTCCCCTGAGCAAAAGAACGGCCACCAGGAGCCTTATAGCCAGAACGAGAACAACGCTGCACCGAATGACCTAGCATCTTACAATCCGTGCAAAAATAGGGGACTTTTTCATAAACCACCCCCAAAGTCTGCCGGTGGCTACCCCACCCGACCCAGATCTCATCCAGACGAGGAAGCAACACATCAATCTCAACACAAATACGGGCAAAAGATCCCCGAGAACCATCAGCGGTGATCTCATCCACCATAACAGGGTTCCCTAAGAGCTTACCAATCTGATAAAGACACTTCTTGTCATATAAATGCAACGGTAGATCAGGAATACGAACCCAAACCGGAGCAATCGAAGACTCAGCCTCAAATTTAAACTCCGGTGTCCATTTGAAAAAGCGTATCGACACTGACCCAATAGAAACTAAATCCTGAGGCCAGAACTTCAAATAATCTTCCTCACTAGAGAAAATAAGAACCAAAAATCCTCGGGGAAGAAATTTCAATGTAAATGAGGCCAGAAAGCCAAAACGAGAAAAAGCAGCCAAGATATCACTATTGGGTGTAACACCCCGGTTCCCTGTAACACGGCCAATCAACGCAAATTTAAAAGGCACTGACAGAGAAGAAATAACCTGATCCGAGAATAGAATACCCGGTATACCATCAACAATGTCCGGTTCAGGAATCTCGCCCACCAAACCACCAAACCCAGCAAAACTCTGTCTGGCTGGAGAAGGAGCAGTAACATCCCTAAAAGAAGCCAGGGGAGTTGCTGAGGACCCGGAAACAGAAGCCGGAATTGCATTTGCAAAAGAAACCGAAGAGTTGACCATCGGTTGACCGCCAAAAACCGGCGACGGCGAGACAACCACCGGAGCACCACCAACCACCGGCGACGACGAGGGGATCATGGAACCGGTGACCAAAGGTGAAGAACCGGTCGGACACGGCGGCAATTGACCGGAGAAGCTCGCCGGAACCGAACCAACCACTTGATTTTGGGCGTTTCCGATCGGCATTGTATTTTCCGAAATTGAAGGCATAGAAATCTTACCCATGTTTTGGGGAGTCTGTACTAGAAAGGAATTGCAAAAATCCGCAACCGAGCCGGAGTAATTGAGTTTGGAAGCCATCGCATATATAGTTTGGGGGCTGAAATTCGTAGATCTGAAATTCCCGCCGCCACCGGACTCCGATGATGCAAttgaagataccaatggaagcGTCTGGTCATGGGCATTCCGGATCGGGGTCTTGATCGGAGAACCAAGACCGGCGCTGGCCGGAATCGGAGATGAAAAACTCGGCGTCGCGTGGAACAGTTTGGACGGAACTTCGCCGGTCGATTTCGGGATGCAAATGAACTCCGTTTGAGCTGATTTTTGGACCATAGGATCGCCTAGAGGGGACGATTCGATTGATGTAAAAATCGTCGCCGGACGATGATCGGAGATAGGGACGACTCCGGGCGACGGATTCTGCGCAATTCTCGGTGAATTGACCGTCGATTTGGCCGGCGAAACGACCTCCGTTGGACCTGAAATTTTGACAGCAGCCTCGTCTCGACGAGGCGCACCTGATCGTACTGGTGGCCGGCCGGAAACCGGCTCCGACATTGGGGCGATTTTTTGGGCGATTTGGTGTTGTTTGGGGGCACTATTCACTGTGGAGAAAAATTTTTGGGGGCGAATGGTTTGgtttggtttagggtttagggtttaggggttaggggttagggtttagggtttagggtttagggtttagggtttttttttttttttttttttccggaaaacaccgccggaagcgggggggttaggcagacccctacctgtatatatccacaaaataaacagtaacaaaatacaaaagacAGAATAAAAACCTAAAAGAAGAGGTGGAAAAAACCGAAACCTCCTCAAAAAGGCTAAAGCAGTAGAAACTAGAAAAACAAAGCAACCTAGGGAAGTAAATACAAACGCAAAACTAACCCTAGAATA from Primulina eburnea isolate SZY01 unplaced genomic scaffold, ASM2296580v1 ctg1415_ERROPOS9300000, whole genome shotgun sequence includes:
- the LOC140820748 gene encoding uncharacterized protein; the protein is MVECLLDHTQFLHFRVSASFLPTTVFCSFVYAKCDYIERRQLWTSLLQVKPDQGPWLVGGDFNVVRNSSECLGSSGGRLLPMEEFNHFILDSGLVDAGFEGSSFTWTNKTIWKRLDRVFVSVDWGDHFHSIRVEHLIRTVSDHCPLFVSVPVFASGPTSFRFQSMWLRHHGFLQTVRLNWNLPCHLNGMHRLFVKLKRLKSHLKWWNKGVFGDLFAKLAEAEQAVRVAEAVCEADPSDLHWTSLSNCNADLARVTAMEADFWRQKAACRWLEDGERNTKLFHNMVKKKRVANKIFRIWDNGSCLTSPDLIQQSGAAFFQNLLTGDPFVLSCPDFSDFPLHCWEIVHQDVLDAVLDFFRGSPMPQGFTATTITLIPKVMGAQAWSDFRPISLWRVISDNILLAQELTHSLSLPTRGGNVILKLDMAKAYDRVQWSFLLDVLRHYGFSEQVVSMISACISHCQFSVNINGSLTGFFGSTRGLRQGDPLSPLLFILGAEYLSRGLDRLYRQFPAIRYRSGCDLPISHLAYADDIIIFATGGTREMNNLMDFLHHYEKCSGQLVNAFKSVIILPPRCSGRTRSRLLRITGFGEGHFPIKYLGVPLFRGNRVCSLFDPLVQMVVQPPLAVMERLENVFNGFLWGSRSLDKKWHWARLKDIVESFSIKLWFRFRQGSSLWAKFMMRKYCQLVHPACVSSVGFISPTWRRLLKIRPRAESGIRWRLGMGDVNFWDDTWCGDVPLSSQLPVRGDRGVRVSHFISDGVWDFDFLCSVVPPSVAETIALVPIALGEPDLAIWVHSSDGVFSLKSAWELVRLRDQVSDIFTPCWGSWLRPTMSFFLWRFWHQWLPVDDVLQHRGFELASKCQCCEMPETFTHIFIDSPIARSVWHFFGAVFRVRIPLTSDFRLFLSAWKRHPGWTPRGHVKEFLPFIVLWFLWTARNDAKHRHLHISGETVKSQVLSYLRLAHAASTVKPMHWRGVLHAARSLGFFVDLRRVHKMAIVRWLRPPVGCFKLNVDGSSRGSPGASTVGGVVRDSSGQVLVSFSEFIGVGTNIRAELWAIWRGLLISSDLHFFPLWIETDSRISLLILRSRRCTWGLEHIVTRILLLMRGRSWAQTLEHDVFVRGSPCPLLQFLHRYLLEVVVVQGFFLDEPLHCCDFSQTYTSWALSLYSLALDGGSFFDFQARSSFDWWASSRYQIRFTRVIASGILWFSCHVRQTPTLWDRALRSFDSDAGYLVFWRDCDLYLAQ